The following are encoded together in the Bombus affinis isolate iyBomAffi1 chromosome 6, iyBomAffi1.2, whole genome shotgun sequence genome:
- the LOC126917614 gene encoding uncharacterized protein LOC126917614 — MSQNNLLQGYNWDTQYEDPQVQFTRPIPDEVISVYEVYVKEETAGSEGRNDVTVVPSLPSTNDHQLIQGDCMNLNVAIDSEVINIDGAVTKFLGKDAFKYKILDQNINSSEDNVMVYSHPVVEGPSSSSTRLIDKDDPRSKLHFVKYLKRDGKTLKIWECGICSKEFRHQYTLMRHLPTHTDERNFKCEACGKAFRQLSTLSQHKAIHSDARPYVCEFCKKTFNRVSTLISHRKTHSEHKPHKCQVCGKGFHQKGNLRNHVFTHTNERPYKCELCGKGFNQMSNLVCHKVKAHAHAEKMQHVCGICGKEFPRRFSLRSHEEYKHGIKYRHPAGVQPGIVDPNVIRNKNVRIVQLPNGDRDQTIEVRDKDPLIASDVMESVVIDKIDTKAMEMALIEGQTPFALFKPAKGIPVLVKVSPTGTHKNILTPATAEDLRMAGKMSLSPTISADADRIKAVQVKVPVVATVIQNIDSDGKMNFIVEPPGPEDEHESLVTALDSQFTYSDPARNEPDRQNAPVVSSAMEDCNELLELAAQGGIQFVRATEDGRYEVMTNSEARDLMAQNSHDVTILEGEDADAINVVNMRGNGEVIIGDSDNQIMVLDSASTQKSMPIDGIEILEDKDIRILDSKGLDDRFVDGISFLSQSKIDDLILGPKSLSIDGGVSVGEHEDEAIGVPSSQQELTNILSHRSDISTLSTASQPSISSLLMKNHPSLSILNDTLPYLKSNTSLAEDLNILGSSTMDDHHSVYESKIKLPCVFDNSESDTGLIPISQSDMKILGSGSSNKVLGSKSNCLPSSKLFSGLNEVKILGPKNHNQEIMTSQYQDLKLLSPYEQFLKNTASNTNGCDSGVVTTSGGCRKEVKILGKKLGTGIITSTEEGNVVEVIEEKTKLMMDCAGGLCNSSDNTVISSPRLDRQIRENGGPDNFLLQACSPCDTDFLNFENRLKDTSPADHFERTQKDSRDSFSSTGGLPDLD; from the exons ATGTCTCAGAATAACCTGCTGCAAGGATACAACT GGGATACCCAGTACGAGGATCCGCAGGTGCAGTTTACTCGTCCTATCCCGGATGAAGTCATCAG TGTTTATGAAGTTTATGTGAAAGAGGAAACCGCAGGTTCTGAAGGGAGGAACGATGTCACCGTTGTGCCGAGTTTGCCATCCACAAATGATCATCAATTAATTCAG GGTGATTGCATGAACCTAAATGTAGCTATAGATTCTGAAGTAATTAACATTGATGGTGCTGTGACGAAGTTTCTCGGAAAGGATGCTTTCAAATATAag ATTCTCGATCAAAATATTAATTCATCCGAAgataacgttatggtgtattcACATCCGGTTGTCGAAGGACCTTCCTCGTCCTCCACTCGACTGATCGATAAGGATGATCCACGGTCGAAGCTTCATTTTGTGAAATATTTGAAGCGAGATGGGAAAACGTTGAAAATTTGGGAATGCGGAATTT GTTCGAAGGAGTTTCGGCATCAATACACGTTGATGAGGCATTTGCCAACACACACCGACGAGAGAAACTTTAAATGCGAGGCTTGCGGCAAAGCTTTCCGCCAGTTGTCGACATTGAGCCAGCACAAGGCGATACATAGTGATGCTAGGCCATACGTTTGCGAATTTTGTAAGAAAACTTTCAACAG AGTATCTACGCTGATTTCTCACCGAAAGACACATTCGGAGCACAAACCGCACAAATGTCAGGTTTGTGGAAAGGGATTTCATCAGAAGG GCAATTTGAGGAACCACGTGTTTACCCATACCAACGAGAGGCCGTACAAATGCGAGCTTTGTGGCAAAGGCTTCAATCAAATGTCGAATTTGGTCTGCCACAAGGTCAAAGCGCATGCACACGCGGAGAAAATGCAGCACGTGTGCGGAATCTGCGGCAAAGAGTTTCCGCGTCGATTCTCTTTGAGATCGCACGAGGAGTACAAGCACGGGATAAAGTATCGACATCCGGCTGGTGTGCAGCCGGGCATCGTCGATCCCAACGTCATAAGAAA TAAAAACGTTAGGATCGTGCAGCTGCCAAATGGTGATCGAGATCAAACTATAGAAGTAAGAGACAAGGATCCTTTAATAGCG TCCGATGTAATGGAATCTGTAGTAATAGATAAGATTGATACGAAAGCGATGGAGATGGCACTGATCGAAGGACAAACGCCATTCGCGTTATTTAAACCAGCCAAAGGAATTCCTGTCCTCGTGAAAGTTTCTCCAACAGGAActcataaaaat ATCTTGACTCCAGCTACAGCTGAAGATTTACGTATGGCAGGGAAGATGAGTCTAAGTCCAACGATTTCTGCTGACGCTGACAGGATCAAAGCAGTTCAGGTAAAAGTACCCGTGGTAGCCACAGTTATTCAGAATATAGATTCTGATGGTAAAATGAATTTCATCGTTGAACCACCGGGACCTGAGGACGAACACG AGAGCTTGGTCACGGCATTGGATTCTCAGTTCACGTACAGCGACCCGGCTAGAAACGAGCCCGATCGCCAGAATGCTCCTGTTGTGTCCTCGGCGATGGAGGATTGCAACGAACTGCTGGAACTGGCTGCCCAGGGTGGAATACAGTTCGTGCGCGCTACCGAGGATGGTCGTTACGAG GTAATGACAAACAGCGAAGCTCGTGATCTGATGGCACAGAATTCACACGACGTGACCATTCTTGAGGGCGAGGATGCAGACGCGATCAATGTTGTGAATATGCGCGGTAACGGGGAAGTTATTATCGGAGATTCTGATAATCAGATCATGGTACTTGATTCCGCCTCCACGCAGAAATCTATGCCGATAGACGGCATTGAGATCCTAGAAGACAAAGACATTCGGATTCTCGATAGTAAAGGCCTCGACGATCGTTTTGTGGATGGCATTAGTTTCCTGTCGCAATCGAAGATCGATGATCTGATCTTAGGCCCAAAATCTTTGTCCATCGATGGTGGAGTCTCTGTTGGCGAACATGAAGATGAAG CCATAGGAGTGCCTTCAAGCCAACAAGAATTAACAAATATTCTTAGTCATAGAAGTGACATTTCAACCCTGTCGACTGCTTCTCAGCCTTCGATATCGTCTCTGTTAATGAAAAATCATCCATCATTGTCTATTTTAAACGACACACTTCCATATCTGAAGAGCAATACCAGTTTAGCCGAAGATCTTAATATTCTGGGTAGTTCGACTATGGACGATCATCATTCCGTGTACGAGTCTAAAATAAAATTGCCCTGTGTTTTCGATAACAGTGAGTCTGATACTGGTTTGATACCCATTAGTCAATCGGACATGAAGATCCTCGGGTCGGGAAGTTCAAATAAG GTTCTCGGTAGTAAATCAAATTGTCTGCCGTCATCGAAATTGTTCTCCGGGTTGAACGAAGTGAAGATTCTGGGCCCGAAAAATCATAATCAAGAGATCATGACGTCACAATATCAGGATCTAAAGTTACTTAGTCCGTATGAGCAATTTTTGAAGAACACCGCTTCTAACACTAATGGCTGCGACAGCGGCGTAGTCACCACTTCCGGTGGATGCAGGAAGGAAGTAAAGATTCTAGGCAAGAAGTTGGGAACTGGCATTATTACCAGCACGGAGGAAGGCAACGTCGTGGAAGTCATCGAGGAGAAAACTAAGCTG ATGATGGACTGCGCAGGAGGGCTTTGCAACAGCTCCGACAACACGGTGATCTCGTCGCCCCGGTTGGACAGGCAGATCAGGGAAAATGGTGGTCCAGACAACTTCTTGCTCCAA GCTTGTAGCCCATGCGACACGGACtttttgaatttcgagaatcgTTTGAAAGACACGTCGCCGGCTGACCATTTTGAACGAACCCAAAAGGATTCGAGGGACAGTTTCAGCTCCACTGGCGGTCTTCCCGATCTCGATTGA